The following are encoded in a window of Primulina eburnea isolate SZY01 chromosome 4, ASM2296580v1, whole genome shotgun sequence genomic DNA:
- the LOC140829003 gene encoding sister chromatid cohesion protein PDS5 homolog A-like isoform X2 yields the protein MTPKQLQQQLRELGAKLENPPASKDALIKVLKQGASCLSELDQSPPKPVMESMDAFLTSIAKPELIKHQDREVKLFVAVCICEITRITAPEAPYDDDVLKDIFELIVGTFSGLNDINGPSFGRRVVILETLARYRSCVVMLDLECDDLVNEMFNTFFKVTSDEHPVNALTSMQTIMEVLFEESEDVPENLLLIILSALGPNKENISSAARRLAMNVIEHCAGKLEPGIKQFLISSMSGDKKFLNSEINYHGVLYDVYRCAPQILSGVVPYLTGELLSDQLDVRLKAVGLVGDLFTLPGSTISESFQPVFLEFLKRMTDRVVEIRMSVLEHVKTFLLENPSRVEAPQIISALSDRLLDYDENVRKQVVCVVCDVACRALSSIPVETIKLVAERLRDKSILVKRYTLERLADIYRASCIDKSSDSTKNVEYDWIFGKVLRCFYDKDFRSDIVEPILSLSLFPDDFSIKDKVLNWIRIFSGFDKVEVKALEKILEQKQRLQQEMQKYISLRPSSQEGDVTELQKKVMFCFRVMSRYFIDPAKAEENFQLLDQLKDSNIWKNLTQLLDPNIDWLQACSSRDDLLGILGPKHRLYEFLGSLSLKCSCLLFNKDHVREILLEAGVQKSSGSNELTLACMTILVILARFCPSMLAGIEEDLVHLLEDDNEIIKEGTLHILAKAGGTIREQLGVSSRSLDLILERICIEGSRRQAKYAVHALASITKDDGLMSLSVLYKRLVDMLEDKSHLPAVLQSLGCIAQAAMPVFETREREVEKFIKENILECSQVAGDQANDSWDGRSELCSLKIFGVKALVKSYLPVKDPHLRSGIDDLVLILKNILTFGEYSRDIKSSLVEMAHLKLAAAKAVLRLSKHWEHKIPVDVFYLTLRTSEDGFPEVKRLLLNKVHQYVRDRILDPKYACAFLLDFTSQQSDLEENKRNLNDIIQMCWQSRARQILSQTDGLSSQYYPEYILPYVVHSLAHHPTFPNVDECKDVKEFELLYRQLYLFLSMLVHGEGDGKSEVSISKDKESTSLLNSIFLQIKCSEDAFDSTKSKNLYALCDLGMSIIKRLASKEIDPQNSSASVTLPPTLYKLVEKKEDGDSLVGEMKTWLAEESVLAHFESIKLEANGIINSEIAEDDIMKDSDSEGSEMPLGKLMKRLKAKIAKTRKEVKSESSPAEAAKGSNFDILKMVEEINSDIGTSSKLESSNGHEYVNKKRSGLKLQKRKSMLGETANVPVPKRRRSSSAQAHKSRSAITSKDSKGHTDGNQEEIVNVSNKIDKELPSSSEDHSMQEKTSEPPESELLVACIKNKPSSVSKQKSKRTYEDDEAFDKSSVDAKKPKKVTDSSSPLRTNYSKLGSVKKQKEKSVTVLQKDNRSSMDDLIGCTIKVWWPMDKQFYEGIVKSFDSEKKKHVILYEDGDVEVLRLDKERWELVDNGKKVDKRSSSSKSFHPKGASSGKKSKATGSIKLEKKAEEKSPSSQVRGKRTPRKSPKQKTLLKIKSSMGSGGSPDVTNLEFTKPSMIESDSEQEQNEKSVKILAAEKPSNKDNKQLEDGEKGSRDAEESKVEENDSEDTQSDRIGGSRLDADGSDHEAVSSSDVKHLDKIKEQSAQEDEETDTMDGPELTDEADKKSPTSLADAELSDDETLSTWKQRAGKK from the exons ATGACTCCAAAGCAGCTGCAACAGCAGCTGAGAGAGCTGGGTGCGAAGCTGGAAAATCCTCCAGCTTCTAAAGACGCTCTCATTAAGGTCTtgaag CAAGGTGCATCATGTCTTTCTGAACTAGATCAGTCACCACCAAAGCCTGTAATGGAGTCTATGGATGCTTTTTTAACTTCTATTGCCAAGCCAGAACTTATAAAGCATCAAGATCGAGAGGTTAAGTTATTTGTAGCTGTATGTATCTGTGAAATAACTCGAATTACTGCACCAGAGGCTCCTTATGATGATGATGTTCTAAAG GATATTTTTGAGTTGATTGTGGGTACTTTCAGTGGCTTAAATGATATAAATGGCCCATCATTTGGAAGGAGAGTAGTAATTCTTGAAACATTGGCAAGATATAGATCCTGTGTCGTGATGCTGGATCTTGAATGTGatgatcttgtaaatgagatGTTCAATACTTTCTTCAAAGTTACTAG TGACGAGCATCCTGTGAATGCTTTGACTTCAATGCAGACAATTATGGAGGTTCTCTTTGAAGAAAGTGAGGATGTGCCCGAGAATCTTTTACTTATTATACTGTCCGCTTTAGGCCCGAACAAGGAG AACATAAGCTCAGCCGCGAGGAGGCTTGCTATGAATGTCATAGAGCATTGTGCTGGAAAATTGGAACCTGGCATAAAGCAGTTTCTTATTTCTTCAATGTCTGGCgacaagaagttcctgaattcTGAGATTAATTATCATGGAGTACTCTATGATGTTTACCGTTGTGCTCCTCAAATCTTATCCGGAGTTGTTCCTTATCTTACTGGAGAGCTTCTG agtgatcaactggacGTTCGTTTGAAAGCAGTGGGATTAGTGGGCGACCTCTTTACTCTGCCAGGATCTACTATTTCTGAGTCGTTCCAGCCTGTGTTTTTGGAGTTTTTGAAAAGGATGACTGATAGAGTGGTGGAGATTAGAATGTCTGTCCTTGAGCATGTCAAGACTTTTCTTCTCGAAAATCCTTCACGAGTCGAAGCTCCTCAAATAATAT CTGCACTCAGTGATCGATTGTTGGattatgatgaaaatgttcGTAAACAAGTTGTCTGTGTTGTTTGTGATGTGGCATGTCGTGCCCTATCATCTATTCCAGTTGAAACTATCAAGCTGGTAGCAGAACGCCTTCGAGATAAATCT ATTCTGGTAAAAAGATATACTCTAGAGAGGTTAGCTGACATCTACAGAGCATCTTGCATTGACAAGTCCAGTGACTCAACAAAGAATGTTGAGTATGATTGGATTTTTGGGAAAGTATTGAGATGCTTTTATGATAAAGATTTTAG GTCAGATATAGTTGAACCGATCCTATCTCTTTCCTTGTTCCCAGATGATTTTTCCATTAAAGATAAGGTGTTAAATTGGATAAGGATCTTCTCTGGATTTGACAAAGTTGAGGTCAAGGCTCTGGAGAAGATTTTGGAGCAGAAACAAAG ATTGCAGCAAGAGATGCAGAAGTACATATCCCTTAGACCGTCGTCTCAG gaAGGTGATGTGACGGAGCTTCAAAAAAAGGTCATGTTCTGTTTCCGTGTTATGTCCCGCTATTTCATCGATCCAGCAAAGGCAGAGGAGAATTTTCAGCTTCTCGACCAATTAAAAGATTCCAACATATGGAAAAATTTGACACAGCTTCTTGATCCGAACATTGACTGGCTTCAAGCCTGTAGTTCACGG GATGATTTACTGGGCATCCTTGGCCCAAAGCATCGGCTTTACGAATTTCTGGGCAGTCTTTCTTTGAAATGTTCGTGTTTACTTTTCAACAAGGATCATGTTAGAGAAATCCTTCTGGAGGCTGGTGTACAAAAATCGTCTGGGAGTAATGAGTTGACTTTGGCCTGCATGACGATACTAGTG ATTCTTGCACGTTTTTGTCCTTCAATGCTTGCTGGAATAGAAGAAGATTTGGTACATCTTCTCGAGGATGACAATGAAATAATAAAGGAAGGTACTTTGCATATTCTTGCAAAGGCTGGGGGAACTATCCGTGAACAGCTGGGAGTTTCGTCAAG GTCATTGGACCTTATTCTTGAGCGCATATGCATTGAGGGTAGCCGaaggcaagccaaatatgctGTCCATGCCCTGGCATCGATAACAAAAGATGATGGGCTCATGTCACTTTCTGTTCTTTACAAG AGGCTGGTTGATATGCTTGAAGATAAGTCGCATTTACCTGCTGTACTCCAGTCTCTTGGGTGCATAGCTCAAGCTGCTATGCCAGTGTTCGAAACAAGAGAGAGGGAAGTTGAAAAGTTCATTAAGGAAAACATTCTGGAGTGCAGCCAA GTAGCAGGAGACCAGGCAAATGATTCTTGGGATGGTAGAAGCGAACTTTGTTCCTTGAAG ATTTTTGGGGTTAAAGCTTTGGTCAAGAGCTATTTGCCCGTCAAAGATCCTCACCTTCGTTCTGGTATTGATGACCTTGTTCTAATCCTCAAGAATATACTCACATTTGGTGAATACTCAAGGGATATTAAATCAAG TTTGGTTGAGATGGCGCATCTGAAGCTTGCTGCGGCAAAAGCTGTGCTTCGCCTATCAAAACACTGGGAGCATAAAATTCCTGTTGATGTCTTTTATCTGACATTGAGAACATCGGAG GATGGTTTTCCTGAGGTAAAGAGACTACTTCTCAACAAGGTTCATCAATATGTGAGAGACAGAATTTTAGATCCCAAGTATGCATGTGCCTTCCTGCTTGATTTTACTTCCCAGCAGTCTGATTTGGAAGAG AACAAACGCAATTTGAATGATATCATTCAGATGTGTTGGCAAAGCAGAGCACGCCAAATTCTCTCACAGACCGATGGATTATCTTCACAATATTATCCAGAATACATTCTTCCATATGTGGTCCATTCCCTTGCTCATCATCCTACATTTCCTAATGTTGATGAATGCAAAGATGTCAAAGAATTTGAACTTTTGTACAG GCAGCTATATTTGTTCCTGTCTATGCTGGTGCATGGAGAGGGAGATGGTAAGTCTGAAGTCAGTATCAGCAAGGACAAGGAGAGCACCTCATTGTTGAATTCAATTTTTCTACAAATCAAGTGCTCTGAGGATGCTTTTGATTCAACTAAATCCAAG AACTTGTATGCTTTATGCGATCTCGGAATGTCAATTATCAAGAGGTTAGCTTCAAAAGAAATAGATCCTCAAAACTCAAGTGCTTCAGTGACCCTACCTCCCACGCTTTATAAATTGGTCGAGAAGAAAGAAGACGGTGACTCACTG GTTGGTGAAATGAAGACTTGGTTGGCTGAGGAGAGTGTATTGGCTCACTTTGAATCAATCAAACTGGAAGCTAATGGAATT ATTAACTCAGAAATTGCTGAGGATGATATCATGAAGGACAGTGACAGTGAGGGCAGTGAAATGCCTTTGGGCAAGTTGATGAAACGTCTGAAGGCCAAAATAGCAAAGACGAGAAAAGAGGTGAAGAGTGAGTCTTCACCTGCCGAAGCAGCAAAAGGGAGTAATTTTGATATCCTGAAGATGGTTGAGGAAATAAATTCTGATATTGGTACAAGTAGCAAGTTGGAATCAAGCAATGGACATGAATATGTTAACAAAAAGAGAAGTGGCCTAAAGCTTCAAAAGAGGAAATCAATGTTAGGTGAAACAGCCAATGTTCCTGTCCCTAAACGTCGGAGATCATCATCTGCTCAAGCTCACAAGTCTCGTTCAGCAATCACTTCAAAAGATTCCAAGGGGCATACTGACGGAAATCAGGAAGAGATTGTTAACGTCTCAAACAAAATTGATAAGGAACTTCCAAGTAGCTCAGAAGATCATTCTATGCAAGAAAAAACTTCTGAACCTCCAGAATCAGAGTTGTTAGTTGCTTGTATAAAAAATAAACCAAGCTCTGTGTCGAAGCAGAAAAGTAAACGAACCTACGAAGATGATGAGGCATTTGATAAATCCAGTGTTGATGCAAAA AAGCCTAAGAAAGTCACAGATTCTTCTAGCCCACTCCGAACTAATTATTCCAAGCTGGGATCAGTGAAGAAGCAAAAAGAAAAAAGTGTCACAGTATTACAAAAG GACAACCGAAGTTCCATGGATGATTTAATTGGTTGCACAATAAAAGTTTGGTGGCCAATGGATAAGCA GTTTTACGAAGGTATTGTGAAATCTTTTGATTCGGAGAAAAAGAAACACGTG ATTTTATACGAGGATGGAGATGTGGAAGTTCTTAGATTAGACAAGGAACGTTGGGAACTTGTTGATAATGGCAAAAAAGTTGACAAG CGATCTAGTTCATCAAAGAGTTTTCATCCTAAAGGAGC ATCATCTGGGAAGAAAAGCAAAGCTACAGGAAGCATAAAACTGGAGAAAAAGGCTGAAGAAAA ATCTCCATCATCTCAAGTCAGAGGGAAAAGAACTCCACGCAAAAGTCCAAAGCAAAAGACTTTGTTAAAGATCAAATCTTCTATGGGAAGTGGGGGAAGCCCAGATGTTACAAATCTGGAATTTACCAAACCGTCCATGATTGAATCAGATTCAG AGCAGGAGCAGAATGAAAAATCTGTTAAGATTTTAGCCGCGGAGAAGCCGTCTAACAAGGATAATAAACAGCTCGAAGATGGTGAGAAGGGTTCGCGTGATGCAGAAGAGTCCAAAGTGGAAGAAAATGATTCTGAAGACACTCAGAGTGATCGTATTGGTGGATCTCGTCTCGATGCTGATGGATCTGATCATGAAGCAGTTTCTTCTTCAGACGTGAAGCATCTAGATAAGATCAAAGAACAATCTGCGCAAGAAGATGAAGAAACGGACACCATGGATGGCCCTGAACTCACAGATGAAGCTGACAAGAAATCACCTACTTCTCTTGCTGATGCCGAGCTTTCTGATGATGAGACTCTG AGTACGTGGAAACAGCGTGCTGGAAAAAAATAA
- the LOC140829003 gene encoding sister chromatid cohesion protein PDS5 homolog A-like isoform X1 codes for MTPKQLQQQLRELGAKLENPPASKDALIKVLKQGASCLSELDQSPPKPVMESMDAFLTSIAKPELIKHQDREVKLFVAVCICEITRITAPEAPYDDDVLKDIFELIVGTFSGLNDINGPSFGRRVVILETLARYRSCVVMLDLECDDLVNEMFNTFFKVTSDEHPVNALTSMQTIMEVLFEESEDVPENLLLIILSALGPNKENISSAARRLAMNVIEHCAGKLEPGIKQFLISSMSGDKKFLNSEINYHGVLYDVYRCAPQILSGVVPYLTGELLSDQLDVRLKAVGLVGDLFTLPGSTISESFQPVFLEFLKRMTDRVVEIRMSVLEHVKTFLLENPSRVEAPQIISALSDRLLDYDENVRKQVVCVVCDVACRALSSIPVETIKLVAERLRDKSILVKRYTLERLADIYRASCIDKSSDSTKNVEYDWIFGKVLRCFYDKDFRSDIVEPILSLSLFPDDFSIKDKVLNWIRIFSGFDKVEVKALEKILEQKQRLQQEMQKYISLRPSSQVSDNELSLSDFSEGDVTELQKKVMFCFRVMSRYFIDPAKAEENFQLLDQLKDSNIWKNLTQLLDPNIDWLQACSSRDDLLGILGPKHRLYEFLGSLSLKCSCLLFNKDHVREILLEAGVQKSSGSNELTLACMTILVILARFCPSMLAGIEEDLVHLLEDDNEIIKEGTLHILAKAGGTIREQLGVSSRSLDLILERICIEGSRRQAKYAVHALASITKDDGLMSLSVLYKRLVDMLEDKSHLPAVLQSLGCIAQAAMPVFETREREVEKFIKENILECSQVAGDQANDSWDGRSELCSLKIFGVKALVKSYLPVKDPHLRSGIDDLVLILKNILTFGEYSRDIKSSLVEMAHLKLAAAKAVLRLSKHWEHKIPVDVFYLTLRTSEDGFPEVKRLLLNKVHQYVRDRILDPKYACAFLLDFTSQQSDLEENKRNLNDIIQMCWQSRARQILSQTDGLSSQYYPEYILPYVVHSLAHHPTFPNVDECKDVKEFELLYRQLYLFLSMLVHGEGDGKSEVSISKDKESTSLLNSIFLQIKCSEDAFDSTKSKNLYALCDLGMSIIKRLASKEIDPQNSSASVTLPPTLYKLVEKKEDGDSLVGEMKTWLAEESVLAHFESIKLEANGIINSEIAEDDIMKDSDSEGSEMPLGKLMKRLKAKIAKTRKEVKSESSPAEAAKGSNFDILKMVEEINSDIGTSSKLESSNGHEYVNKKRSGLKLQKRKSMLGETANVPVPKRRRSSSAQAHKSRSAITSKDSKGHTDGNQEEIVNVSNKIDKELPSSSEDHSMQEKTSEPPESELLVACIKNKPSSVSKQKSKRTYEDDEAFDKSSVDAKKPKKVTDSSSPLRTNYSKLGSVKKQKEKSVTVLQKDNRSSMDDLIGCTIKVWWPMDKQFYEGIVKSFDSEKKKHVILYEDGDVEVLRLDKERWELVDNGKKVDKRSSSSKSFHPKGASSGKKSKATGSIKLEKKAEEKSPSSQVRGKRTPRKSPKQKTLLKIKSSMGSGGSPDVTNLEFTKPSMIESDSEQEQNEKSVKILAAEKPSNKDNKQLEDGEKGSRDAEESKVEENDSEDTQSDRIGGSRLDADGSDHEAVSSSDVKHLDKIKEQSAQEDEETDTMDGPELTDEADKKSPTSLADAELSDDETLSTWKQRAGKK; via the exons ATGACTCCAAAGCAGCTGCAACAGCAGCTGAGAGAGCTGGGTGCGAAGCTGGAAAATCCTCCAGCTTCTAAAGACGCTCTCATTAAGGTCTtgaag CAAGGTGCATCATGTCTTTCTGAACTAGATCAGTCACCACCAAAGCCTGTAATGGAGTCTATGGATGCTTTTTTAACTTCTATTGCCAAGCCAGAACTTATAAAGCATCAAGATCGAGAGGTTAAGTTATTTGTAGCTGTATGTATCTGTGAAATAACTCGAATTACTGCACCAGAGGCTCCTTATGATGATGATGTTCTAAAG GATATTTTTGAGTTGATTGTGGGTACTTTCAGTGGCTTAAATGATATAAATGGCCCATCATTTGGAAGGAGAGTAGTAATTCTTGAAACATTGGCAAGATATAGATCCTGTGTCGTGATGCTGGATCTTGAATGTGatgatcttgtaaatgagatGTTCAATACTTTCTTCAAAGTTACTAG TGACGAGCATCCTGTGAATGCTTTGACTTCAATGCAGACAATTATGGAGGTTCTCTTTGAAGAAAGTGAGGATGTGCCCGAGAATCTTTTACTTATTATACTGTCCGCTTTAGGCCCGAACAAGGAG AACATAAGCTCAGCCGCGAGGAGGCTTGCTATGAATGTCATAGAGCATTGTGCTGGAAAATTGGAACCTGGCATAAAGCAGTTTCTTATTTCTTCAATGTCTGGCgacaagaagttcctgaattcTGAGATTAATTATCATGGAGTACTCTATGATGTTTACCGTTGTGCTCCTCAAATCTTATCCGGAGTTGTTCCTTATCTTACTGGAGAGCTTCTG agtgatcaactggacGTTCGTTTGAAAGCAGTGGGATTAGTGGGCGACCTCTTTACTCTGCCAGGATCTACTATTTCTGAGTCGTTCCAGCCTGTGTTTTTGGAGTTTTTGAAAAGGATGACTGATAGAGTGGTGGAGATTAGAATGTCTGTCCTTGAGCATGTCAAGACTTTTCTTCTCGAAAATCCTTCACGAGTCGAAGCTCCTCAAATAATAT CTGCACTCAGTGATCGATTGTTGGattatgatgaaaatgttcGTAAACAAGTTGTCTGTGTTGTTTGTGATGTGGCATGTCGTGCCCTATCATCTATTCCAGTTGAAACTATCAAGCTGGTAGCAGAACGCCTTCGAGATAAATCT ATTCTGGTAAAAAGATATACTCTAGAGAGGTTAGCTGACATCTACAGAGCATCTTGCATTGACAAGTCCAGTGACTCAACAAAGAATGTTGAGTATGATTGGATTTTTGGGAAAGTATTGAGATGCTTTTATGATAAAGATTTTAG GTCAGATATAGTTGAACCGATCCTATCTCTTTCCTTGTTCCCAGATGATTTTTCCATTAAAGATAAGGTGTTAAATTGGATAAGGATCTTCTCTGGATTTGACAAAGTTGAGGTCAAGGCTCTGGAGAAGATTTTGGAGCAGAAACAAAG ATTGCAGCAAGAGATGCAGAAGTACATATCCCTTAGACCGTCGTCTCAGGTTTCCGATAATGAGTTATCCTTATCTGATTTCTCG gaAGGTGATGTGACGGAGCTTCAAAAAAAGGTCATGTTCTGTTTCCGTGTTATGTCCCGCTATTTCATCGATCCAGCAAAGGCAGAGGAGAATTTTCAGCTTCTCGACCAATTAAAAGATTCCAACATATGGAAAAATTTGACACAGCTTCTTGATCCGAACATTGACTGGCTTCAAGCCTGTAGTTCACGG GATGATTTACTGGGCATCCTTGGCCCAAAGCATCGGCTTTACGAATTTCTGGGCAGTCTTTCTTTGAAATGTTCGTGTTTACTTTTCAACAAGGATCATGTTAGAGAAATCCTTCTGGAGGCTGGTGTACAAAAATCGTCTGGGAGTAATGAGTTGACTTTGGCCTGCATGACGATACTAGTG ATTCTTGCACGTTTTTGTCCTTCAATGCTTGCTGGAATAGAAGAAGATTTGGTACATCTTCTCGAGGATGACAATGAAATAATAAAGGAAGGTACTTTGCATATTCTTGCAAAGGCTGGGGGAACTATCCGTGAACAGCTGGGAGTTTCGTCAAG GTCATTGGACCTTATTCTTGAGCGCATATGCATTGAGGGTAGCCGaaggcaagccaaatatgctGTCCATGCCCTGGCATCGATAACAAAAGATGATGGGCTCATGTCACTTTCTGTTCTTTACAAG AGGCTGGTTGATATGCTTGAAGATAAGTCGCATTTACCTGCTGTACTCCAGTCTCTTGGGTGCATAGCTCAAGCTGCTATGCCAGTGTTCGAAACAAGAGAGAGGGAAGTTGAAAAGTTCATTAAGGAAAACATTCTGGAGTGCAGCCAA GTAGCAGGAGACCAGGCAAATGATTCTTGGGATGGTAGAAGCGAACTTTGTTCCTTGAAG ATTTTTGGGGTTAAAGCTTTGGTCAAGAGCTATTTGCCCGTCAAAGATCCTCACCTTCGTTCTGGTATTGATGACCTTGTTCTAATCCTCAAGAATATACTCACATTTGGTGAATACTCAAGGGATATTAAATCAAG TTTGGTTGAGATGGCGCATCTGAAGCTTGCTGCGGCAAAAGCTGTGCTTCGCCTATCAAAACACTGGGAGCATAAAATTCCTGTTGATGTCTTTTATCTGACATTGAGAACATCGGAG GATGGTTTTCCTGAGGTAAAGAGACTACTTCTCAACAAGGTTCATCAATATGTGAGAGACAGAATTTTAGATCCCAAGTATGCATGTGCCTTCCTGCTTGATTTTACTTCCCAGCAGTCTGATTTGGAAGAG AACAAACGCAATTTGAATGATATCATTCAGATGTGTTGGCAAAGCAGAGCACGCCAAATTCTCTCACAGACCGATGGATTATCTTCACAATATTATCCAGAATACATTCTTCCATATGTGGTCCATTCCCTTGCTCATCATCCTACATTTCCTAATGTTGATGAATGCAAAGATGTCAAAGAATTTGAACTTTTGTACAG GCAGCTATATTTGTTCCTGTCTATGCTGGTGCATGGAGAGGGAGATGGTAAGTCTGAAGTCAGTATCAGCAAGGACAAGGAGAGCACCTCATTGTTGAATTCAATTTTTCTACAAATCAAGTGCTCTGAGGATGCTTTTGATTCAACTAAATCCAAG AACTTGTATGCTTTATGCGATCTCGGAATGTCAATTATCAAGAGGTTAGCTTCAAAAGAAATAGATCCTCAAAACTCAAGTGCTTCAGTGACCCTACCTCCCACGCTTTATAAATTGGTCGAGAAGAAAGAAGACGGTGACTCACTG GTTGGTGAAATGAAGACTTGGTTGGCTGAGGAGAGTGTATTGGCTCACTTTGAATCAATCAAACTGGAAGCTAATGGAATT ATTAACTCAGAAATTGCTGAGGATGATATCATGAAGGACAGTGACAGTGAGGGCAGTGAAATGCCTTTGGGCAAGTTGATGAAACGTCTGAAGGCCAAAATAGCAAAGACGAGAAAAGAGGTGAAGAGTGAGTCTTCACCTGCCGAAGCAGCAAAAGGGAGTAATTTTGATATCCTGAAGATGGTTGAGGAAATAAATTCTGATATTGGTACAAGTAGCAAGTTGGAATCAAGCAATGGACATGAATATGTTAACAAAAAGAGAAGTGGCCTAAAGCTTCAAAAGAGGAAATCAATGTTAGGTGAAACAGCCAATGTTCCTGTCCCTAAACGTCGGAGATCATCATCTGCTCAAGCTCACAAGTCTCGTTCAGCAATCACTTCAAAAGATTCCAAGGGGCATACTGACGGAAATCAGGAAGAGATTGTTAACGTCTCAAACAAAATTGATAAGGAACTTCCAAGTAGCTCAGAAGATCATTCTATGCAAGAAAAAACTTCTGAACCTCCAGAATCAGAGTTGTTAGTTGCTTGTATAAAAAATAAACCAAGCTCTGTGTCGAAGCAGAAAAGTAAACGAACCTACGAAGATGATGAGGCATTTGATAAATCCAGTGTTGATGCAAAA AAGCCTAAGAAAGTCACAGATTCTTCTAGCCCACTCCGAACTAATTATTCCAAGCTGGGATCAGTGAAGAAGCAAAAAGAAAAAAGTGTCACAGTATTACAAAAG GACAACCGAAGTTCCATGGATGATTTAATTGGTTGCACAATAAAAGTTTGGTGGCCAATGGATAAGCA GTTTTACGAAGGTATTGTGAAATCTTTTGATTCGGAGAAAAAGAAACACGTG ATTTTATACGAGGATGGAGATGTGGAAGTTCTTAGATTAGACAAGGAACGTTGGGAACTTGTTGATAATGGCAAAAAAGTTGACAAG CGATCTAGTTCATCAAAGAGTTTTCATCCTAAAGGAGC ATCATCTGGGAAGAAAAGCAAAGCTACAGGAAGCATAAAACTGGAGAAAAAGGCTGAAGAAAA ATCTCCATCATCTCAAGTCAGAGGGAAAAGAACTCCACGCAAAAGTCCAAAGCAAAAGACTTTGTTAAAGATCAAATCTTCTATGGGAAGTGGGGGAAGCCCAGATGTTACAAATCTGGAATTTACCAAACCGTCCATGATTGAATCAGATTCAG AGCAGGAGCAGAATGAAAAATCTGTTAAGATTTTAGCCGCGGAGAAGCCGTCTAACAAGGATAATAAACAGCTCGAAGATGGTGAGAAGGGTTCGCGTGATGCAGAAGAGTCCAAAGTGGAAGAAAATGATTCTGAAGACACTCAGAGTGATCGTATTGGTGGATCTCGTCTCGATGCTGATGGATCTGATCATGAAGCAGTTTCTTCTTCAGACGTGAAGCATCTAGATAAGATCAAAGAACAATCTGCGCAAGAAGATGAAGAAACGGACACCATGGATGGCCCTGAACTCACAGATGAAGCTGACAAGAAATCACCTACTTCTCTTGCTGATGCCGAGCTTTCTGATGATGAGACTCTG AGTACGTGGAAACAGCGTGCTGGAAAAAAATAA